From Algoriphagus sp. NG3, the proteins below share one genomic window:
- a CDS encoding T9SS type A sorting domain-containing protein, with translation MRVFWIFTFLLINFQLSAQEIYRLDQAPPVEINGQKLPSAFAGGINSAQFQMIDLTADGIEEWVTWDINSRQLLVFKKEGEIFTHLPELSYSFPSDINGFLVLADFDRDGKKDIFTSTALGIKAYRNTSNGSQISWEVAQNFLKLDGSGNIQTNNLDTPLIQDLDGDGDLDLVIFNFAGGDYMEFYKNTSVERKGSADIDGFAFAITHWGNFEFCGCGEISFGRTCQGQDLNSRILNDENGKILHAGGHSLLYQDMDNDGVNDLLLGRDECDILYFLPNSGTNETPDFTTFSNELPGFGPLPEFPIFHIGKSLGEDLIISLNTSEPAVNYKIDFKNSVVKIGSDGNEYSSFLQDQMIDLGENARPVFLGNKVNGELLVTANVLENGQIKSHRTRFQIVNGEYMLTEGEYVNLSQLNLVDAQYIHFRDQKGELHVLASGIDYNASIPTQVIYDLNDMGAPPLVFPGYTPRRGDFLQFFSYQQQDYLLVAAQNGGLDLYRFDFENSSAALIQSDFLGFTDNPATRNLTVAVENLPNPNLYTIDQNGLLSKIEDFMNSATSQDILVKIGTRNLPTKLGRNTWISIVEAPLGGSPDLILGTRGGGLIYLSSDDTEPLPDGEYQFKLYPNPTESPLKIITSATASVQIINAMGQVLLTDLSVPANTEVELQVDFLPSGLYIMIFDFEGKATKSGKFWVR, from the coding sequence ATGAGAGTATTCTGGATTTTCACTTTTCTACTTATCAATTTCCAACTGAGTGCACAGGAAATCTATCGCCTAGATCAGGCTCCCCCTGTGGAAATAAACGGACAAAAACTTCCTTCTGCCTTCGCTGGAGGAATCAATTCCGCCCAGTTTCAAATGATAGATCTTACGGCAGATGGGATAGAAGAATGGGTTACTTGGGACATCAATTCCCGCCAACTGCTGGTTTTCAAAAAAGAAGGGGAAATCTTCACACATTTGCCAGAGCTCAGTTATTCTTTCCCTAGCGATATCAATGGATTTTTGGTTTTGGCAGATTTTGACAGGGATGGTAAGAAGGACATTTTCACCTCCACTGCACTGGGAATCAAAGCCTACAGAAACACATCAAATGGATCTCAGATTTCCTGGGAAGTTGCCCAGAACTTTCTAAAACTAGATGGTTCAGGCAACATCCAAACCAATAACCTAGACACTCCTTTGATTCAGGATCTGGACGGGGATGGCGACTTGGATTTAGTGATTTTCAATTTTGCCGGAGGTGATTACATGGAGTTCTATAAAAACACCAGTGTAGAGCGGAAAGGCAGTGCTGATATTGATGGATTTGCATTTGCTATTACCCACTGGGGCAATTTTGAATTTTGCGGCTGTGGGGAGATTTCATTTGGAAGAACATGCCAAGGTCAGGATCTAAACAGTAGAATCCTCAATGACGAAAATGGCAAAATCCTCCATGCCGGGGGACACTCACTGCTGTATCAGGACATGGACAATGATGGTGTCAATGATCTTCTTCTCGGACGGGATGAGTGCGATATTTTGTATTTTCTTCCAAATTCGGGAACAAACGAAACGCCAGATTTCACTACGTTCAGCAATGAATTGCCGGGTTTTGGCCCCCTGCCTGAATTCCCTATTTTTCATATAGGCAAGTCCTTAGGTGAAGATCTGATCATCTCACTGAACACCAGTGAACCTGCAGTAAATTATAAGATTGATTTTAAGAATTCTGTTGTAAAAATAGGAAGTGACGGAAATGAATACAGCTCTTTCTTACAAGATCAGATGATCGATCTTGGTGAAAATGCACGGCCGGTTTTCCTTGGCAATAAAGTCAACGGAGAACTTCTCGTCACAGCCAATGTCCTGGAAAATGGCCAGATAAAATCTCATCGCACAAGGTTTCAGATAGTCAACGGGGAGTATATGCTCACTGAAGGTGAATACGTAAATCTCTCCCAGCTAAATCTGGTGGATGCCCAATACATACATTTTAGAGATCAGAAAGGGGAATTGCATGTATTAGCCTCCGGTATTGATTACAATGCAAGCATTCCTACCCAGGTAATTTATGACCTGAATGATATGGGGGCACCTCCCCTTGTTTTCCCTGGATATACGCCGAGACGTGGAGATTTCTTACAGTTTTTCAGTTACCAGCAGCAAGACTACCTTCTAGTAGCCGCGCAAAATGGAGGCCTGGATCTTTACCGCTTTGATTTCGAAAACTCTTCTGCCGCACTTATTCAGTCGGATTTCTTGGGCTTTACCGATAATCCTGCCACTAGAAACCTAACGGTGGCTGTAGAGAACCTACCCAATCCAAATCTCTACACTATAGATCAAAATGGCTTACTCAGCAAAATTGAAGATTTCATGAACTCTGCTACCTCTCAGGATATTTTGGTGAAAATCGGTACTAGGAATCTACCTACAAAACTCGGGAGAAACACCTGGATCTCTATTGTAGAGGCTCCTTTAGGTGGTTCTCCTGATTTAATATTAGGAACCAGGGGAGGTGGATTGATCTATCTCAGTTCGGATGATACAGAGCCTCTTCCAGATGGAGAATACCAGTTTAAACTCTACCCTAATCCAACGGAAAGCCCACTCAAGATTATCACAAGTGCTACAGCAAGTGTACAGATAATCAATGCCATGGGACAGGTATTGCTGACTGATCTGTCTGTGCCTGCGAATACCGAAGTTGAGCTTCAAGTCGATTTTTTGCCATCCGGTCTATATATAATGATCTTTGACTTCGAAGGCAAAGCGACCAAATCAGGGAAATTCTGGGTCAGGTAA
- a CDS encoding DUF2461 domain-containing protein: MRPYLPFLTALAEHNSKEWMDENKKWYQDTRSEFLEDVAVLLKGIGEWEPELLVFKPKDCVFRQNRDIRFSANKMPYKNNFGAYFSPKGKKSEGPGYYLQIQPGNSFIAGGIWMPMAETLKKIRREIDYSGAELAKIENDKDFKSLFGAIEGEKLKTSPRDYGADHEFIDYLRLKSFTVSSKIADRDIESGNFINIALDGFRKMIPLQQFLTQAIEDVEDGSGIL, encoded by the coding sequence ATGCGTCCTTACTTGCCTTTCCTCACCGCCCTTGCCGAACATAACTCCAAAGAATGGATGGATGAAAACAAGAAATGGTATCAGGATACCCGGTCTGAATTCTTGGAGGATGTAGCAGTTTTGCTCAAGGGAATTGGTGAGTGGGAACCAGAACTTTTGGTATTCAAACCTAAGGATTGTGTCTTTAGACAAAACCGGGACATAAGATTCTCTGCGAATAAAATGCCTTACAAAAATAATTTTGGGGCTTATTTCTCACCCAAAGGGAAAAAGTCCGAAGGCCCAGGTTATTATCTGCAGATCCAGCCGGGTAATTCATTTATAGCTGGCGGGATCTGGATGCCGATGGCAGAAACCTTAAAGAAAATAAGAAGGGAAATCGACTACTCAGGCGCTGAATTAGCAAAAATCGAAAATGATAAGGACTTCAAATCGCTTTTCGGAGCGATTGAGGGAGAAAAACTCAAAACCAGTCCTCGGGATTACGGGGCTGATCATGAGTTTATAGATTATTTAAGGTTGAAGAGCTTTACGGTTTCCTCCAAAATCGCTGACCGGGACATTGAGTCCGGTAACTTCATCAATATTGCCTTAGATGGGTTTAGGAAAATGATCCCACTACAACAATTCCTGACACAGGCAATCGAAGATGTGGAAGATGGTTCTGGGATTCTGTAG
- a CDS encoding histidine kinase — translation MVFRFLVILVFGHFSAFANPEFDSLKAVIELDTSDHNKIRTAIYLSRQIHRANPSDEDDFYYAELALELSSLQTDTLLIAECYDNLGLLYRYHSFYAKSTPLHIKALEFVKNLNVDPYFKMRFANNAGVSARYDQAFDLAVDNYLYALKIAERENDLRNIAIASNGLGNSLSHIEGKSEEALSYYLKALESESQRENTLGMAMNYLSISGYYLRKQDYTTSREYLDKLLVINTERKDQHGIAMTYEYFGHSYLEEGRNLDLAQDYYQKALGVFSEIDQQHKVAGILLALGEVGQKRNEPATSLRYFKQAYTIAKEVHNKALLMQSSRMLSRSFEGMGDFSQALKYFKTFEAYKDSLNLIEQESTISGLRMEYDFEKKENELNLLQAEKDVQTQQFLLTEEKFKRERIVLFGLISAILVITLVIILSLRNLNLKKNLAIQQEEQKRKELQATYQNDLLQAEILATRMQMNPHFLFNCLNSIKLLIQKAQNRDAIKYLTTLSRFIRDILQTSKMPTVTLSEELDLTKKYIELEENRFEEKLDLKVCLKNISEEDLQRTQVPPMILQPFVENSIWHGLLPSNREVKRLSISIAKENDSVMISILDNGVGRQSKPVNQSNSHKSMGVTITQHRIELFNKITNSHMELSTLDHKDNNKEPKGTEVKILVT, via the coding sequence ATGGTTTTTAGATTTTTAGTTATATTGGTTTTTGGACACTTTTCAGCTTTTGCAAATCCAGAATTTGATAGCCTGAAAGCTGTAATTGAACTGGATACCAGTGATCATAACAAAATTAGAACAGCAATCTATTTGTCTAGACAGATACATAGGGCAAACCCTTCAGATGAAGATGACTTTTATTATGCGGAACTTGCCTTAGAGCTTTCATCTTTACAAACGGACACTTTACTGATTGCGGAGTGCTATGATAATTTGGGGTTGCTGTATCGCTACCATTCTTTCTATGCGAAATCAACTCCACTTCATATAAAAGCACTGGAGTTTGTAAAAAATCTCAACGTAGATCCATATTTCAAAATGCGCTTTGCCAACAATGCCGGTGTGTCTGCAAGATACGACCAAGCTTTTGACTTGGCAGTTGACAATTATTTGTATGCACTAAAGATCGCAGAAAGGGAAAATGATTTGAGAAATATTGCAATTGCTTCCAATGGGCTTGGGAATTCGCTCAGTCACATCGAAGGAAAAAGTGAAGAGGCATTGTCATATTATCTGAAAGCTCTCGAAAGTGAAAGCCAAAGAGAGAACACCCTAGGAATGGCCATGAATTATTTGTCCATTTCAGGCTATTATCTTAGAAAACAGGATTATACCACATCGAGAGAATACTTGGACAAGCTTTTGGTAATCAATACTGAAAGGAAAGACCAGCACGGAATCGCCATGACCTATGAATATTTTGGACATTCTTATTTGGAGGAAGGTCGGAATTTGGATTTGGCCCAAGATTACTATCAAAAAGCATTGGGTGTTTTTTCGGAAATCGATCAACAGCATAAAGTTGCTGGCATTCTCCTCGCTCTGGGTGAGGTAGGGCAAAAAAGAAATGAACCGGCTACAAGCTTACGGTATTTCAAACAGGCATATACGATTGCAAAAGAAGTCCATAATAAAGCTCTCCTGATGCAGAGTTCAAGGATGCTTTCAAGATCATTTGAGGGTATGGGGGATTTTTCTCAAGCTCTTAAATATTTCAAAACCTTTGAAGCTTACAAAGATAGTCTGAATTTGATTGAGCAGGAATCTACAATCTCAGGTTTGCGTATGGAGTACGATTTTGAGAAAAAAGAGAATGAGCTAAATCTACTGCAGGCTGAGAAAGATGTCCAAACCCAGCAATTTCTATTGACAGAGGAAAAGTTCAAGAGAGAACGTATTGTCCTTTTTGGCTTGATATCGGCTATATTGGTGATTACTCTAGTAATTATTCTGAGTTTAAGGAACTTGAACTTAAAAAAGAACTTGGCTATACAGCAGGAAGAGCAGAAAAGAAAAGAGCTTCAAGCAACTTATCAGAATGATTTATTACAGGCTGAGATATTGGCAACACGGATGCAGATGAATCCACATTTTTTATTCAATTGTCTCAATTCGATCAAGCTACTTATACAAAAAGCTCAGAACAGGGATGCGATCAAATACTTAACTACACTAAGTAGATTTATTAGAGATATTTTGCAAACGAGCAAGATGCCTACTGTTACCCTATCTGAAGAGTTGGATCTCACCAAGAAATACATAGAGCTGGAAGAAAATAGGTTTGAAGAAAAACTTGACCTCAAAGTCTGCCTAAAGAATATTTCCGAAGAAGACTTGCAGCGTACCCAAGTTCCTCCCATGATCTTACAACCCTTTGTGGAAAACTCTATTTGGCATGGTTTGCTTCCCAGCAATAGGGAGGTGAAGAGACTCAGTATTTCGATTGCTAAAGAAAATGACAGTGTCATGATCTCTATATTGGACAATGGAGTGGGAAGACAATCTAAGCCTGTAAACCAATCAAATAGCCATAAAAGCATGGGCGTCACTATTACCCAGCATAGGATAGAGTTGTTCAACAAAATCACGAACAGTCACATGGAGCTTTCCACCTTAGACCATAAAGACAACAACAAAGAACCAAAAGGTACGGAGGTGAAAATCCTGGTAACCTAA
- a CDS encoding Cof-type HAD-IIB family hydrolase has translation MKIKAFCSDIDGTLLNSVRDLSPRLKAVVADLPTDFPVILASSRMPDAMRHLLHDLKRSAQPLICYNGGYVLSADGEVLEDVSIPVDLVAKILQLTHKTDIHVSLYQGENWYEEKDDYWSQREVRNTKVACSWMPGMEVVDLWTKANSGAHKVMCMGESNELAWLFGELHSEHSLDLHLYRSSETYLEIAPKAISKATGLRKILEHSYDFGLESVVAFGDNYNDIDLLQSVGWGVAVDNARMEVKAVANEITLHNKEDGVAAALEKIRDLNFEVGS, from the coding sequence ATGAAAATTAAAGCTTTTTGCTCCGATATTGACGGGACCCTGCTCAATTCAGTACGTGATCTGTCACCCCGTCTCAAAGCGGTGGTTGCTGATCTACCCACCGATTTCCCAGTAATACTCGCAAGTTCCCGGATGCCTGATGCGATGAGGCATTTGTTGCACGACCTGAAACGATCTGCTCAACCGCTGATTTGCTACAATGGCGGGTACGTGCTAAGTGCCGATGGTGAAGTTCTTGAAGATGTCAGTATTCCCGTGGATTTGGTGGCTAAGATCCTTCAACTTACCCATAAAACAGATATCCATGTGAGTTTGTATCAGGGAGAAAACTGGTACGAGGAAAAAGACGATTACTGGTCACAGCGGGAAGTCAGAAATACAAAAGTTGCCTGCTCCTGGATGCCGGGAATGGAGGTAGTAGACCTCTGGACGAAGGCCAATTCCGGCGCCCACAAAGTAATGTGCATGGGTGAATCCAATGAATTGGCATGGCTCTTTGGAGAATTGCATTCTGAGCATTCTTTGGACTTGCACTTATATAGATCCAGCGAAACCTACTTGGAAATTGCCCCTAAAGCAATATCCAAAGCTACAGGATTACGAAAAATCCTTGAGCACTCCTATGACTTCGGGCTGGAATCCGTCGTCGCTTTCGGAGACAACTACAATGACATAGATTTACTACAGTCCGTAGGTTGGGGAGTGGCTGTGGACAATGCCCGTATGGAAGTGAAAGCCGTAGCCAACGAAATCACCCTCCACAACAAAGAAGATGGAGTCGCTGCTGCGCTGGAAAAAATCCGGGATTTAAATTTTGAAGTCGGATCTTAA
- a CDS encoding UDP-N-acetylmuramoyl-tripeptide--D-alanyl-D-alanine ligase: MNISILYTLFKNSTGVCTDTRKIEKGNLFFALKGPNFDANAFAPQALEMGASAVVIDDVTCFVEDDERYFLAEDALKMLQDLANFHRKQLTIPIVGLTGSNGKTTTKELMKAVLGKKFRTAATIGNLNNHIGVPLTLLAIKEDNELAIVEMGANKPGDIAELCEIAEPTYGVITNIGRAHLEGMGGPEGVLKTKTELFQFLKENGGRVFINSQDPILSNLSKRFEDPILYPGVGDFCEVSFQEANPFVKFSAEGSDEVFLSSLIGAYNFGNIAAALTVGKFFGVEMQKAVQAIVDYKPANMRSQLIEKRSNLIILDAYNANPSSMEVAIRTFGQMTGKKHKMLIIGDMFELGTHAEAEHARLGEIISEYEIDKVCFTGQLIVSALTTYPKALYFPDPFSFRNWLADSKLEDYLILIKGSRGMKLEGLVDFI; this comes from the coding sequence ATGAATATCTCCATTTTATATACTCTTTTTAAAAATAGTACAGGGGTCTGTACAGATACCCGGAAAATCGAAAAAGGCAATCTTTTTTTTGCTTTGAAGGGGCCAAATTTTGATGCGAATGCATTTGCTCCACAAGCGTTGGAAATGGGTGCTTCAGCCGTGGTGATCGATGATGTCACGTGTTTTGTGGAAGACGATGAGCGCTATTTTTTGGCAGAAGATGCCTTGAAGATGCTTCAGGATTTGGCGAATTTTCATCGTAAGCAATTAACTATTCCCATCGTAGGGCTGACCGGATCAAATGGCAAAACGACTACCAAGGAATTGATGAAGGCCGTGTTGGGCAAGAAATTCCGAACTGCTGCTACTATTGGGAATCTGAATAACCACATTGGTGTTCCGTTGACTTTACTCGCGATCAAGGAAGATAATGAGCTTGCCATTGTAGAAATGGGAGCCAATAAGCCTGGGGATATCGCTGAGCTTTGCGAAATAGCTGAACCTACGTATGGGGTAATTACCAATATCGGCCGGGCTCATCTGGAAGGTATGGGTGGGCCTGAAGGCGTGTTAAAAACAAAGACTGAGTTATTTCAGTTTTTGAAAGAAAACGGAGGGAGGGTTTTTATCAATTCCCAGGATCCTATTCTGTCCAATCTGAGTAAGAGGTTTGAAGATCCCATTCTTTATCCTGGAGTTGGGGATTTTTGTGAGGTAAGTTTTCAGGAAGCCAATCCATTTGTGAAATTTTCGGCGGAAGGTTCAGATGAAGTTTTTCTAAGTTCACTGATCGGGGCATACAATTTTGGGAATATTGCGGCTGCACTGACGGTTGGGAAATTTTTTGGCGTAGAGATGCAGAAGGCTGTTCAGGCTATAGTAGATTATAAACCGGCTAATATGCGGTCTCAATTGATCGAGAAGCGTAGCAATCTGATCATTTTGGATGCATATAATGCTAATCCTTCCAGTATGGAAGTAGCTATCCGGACTTTTGGGCAGATGACGGGGAAAAAGCATAAAATGCTTATTATCGGAGATATGTTTGAGCTGGGAACTCATGCAGAGGCTGAGCATGCCAGGCTGGGAGAAATCATCAGCGAATATGAGATAGATAAAGTTTGTTTTACCGGTCAGTTGATAGTGTCTGCTTTGACCACTTATCCAAAAGCCTTGTATTTTCCGGATCCATTTTCCTTCAGAAATTGGCTTGCTGACAGTAAACTGGAGGATTATCTGATTTTGATCAAAGGCAGTCGCGGGATGAAGCTGGAAGGATTGGTGGATTTTATTTGA
- a CDS encoding DUF6364 family protein — translation MTTKLTLDINEALAEKAKKYAEAQGKSLSDLVEIFFSEILLEERKTRKSKKETLKPLPESFLRLEGILKYDKDFDYKEELTKALIEKYGI, via the coding sequence ATGACAACTAAACTAACACTGGACATCAACGAAGCTCTTGCCGAAAAAGCAAAAAAATATGCTGAAGCGCAAGGAAAGAGTCTATCAGACTTGGTGGAAATTTTTTTTTCTGAAATTCTTTTAGAAGAAAGAAAGACAAGGAAGAGCAAAAAAGAAACATTAAAGCCACTTCCTGAATCATTCTTAAGGTTAGAAGGTATTCTAAAATATGACAAAGATTTTGACTACAAAGAAGAATTAACCAAGGCCCTGATTGAAAAATATGGTATTTAA
- a CDS encoding LytTR family DNA-binding domain-containing protein, producing the protein MNIAIVDDEKHCIESLEIDLSSMEFNHQVIFKTSKPIEALQQLPNLKLDILFLDVEMPQLNGFELLDQLGEFEFDVIFTTAYSEYAIQAFKNKAYNFLLKPIDIDELDEVLGDWQKERQEKPYLMDELAVRELLVKVKNDGFVKSKIAIPTVNGFEFIKTEDILYCQSENNYTNIFLQNGEKKLISKTLKDVEKKLTSHMFLRIHQSFLINPKYLKQYNRNDGGYVIMDGDNSLPVSKQKRHLLTDFYDIISRD; encoded by the coding sequence ATGAATATAGCCATTGTAGATGATGAAAAGCATTGCATAGAAAGTCTGGAAATCGATCTAAGCTCTATGGAATTCAACCACCAAGTTATATTCAAAACCTCCAAGCCTATTGAGGCTTTGCAGCAATTGCCCAATTTAAAATTGGACATTCTATTTTTAGATGTGGAAATGCCTCAGTTGAATGGTTTCGAGCTATTGGATCAACTCGGGGAATTTGAGTTTGATGTGATATTTACCACCGCTTACAGTGAGTATGCGATACAAGCATTCAAAAATAAGGCATACAATTTTTTACTCAAGCCGATTGATATTGATGAACTCGATGAGGTGTTGGGCGATTGGCAAAAGGAGCGTCAGGAAAAGCCATATCTAATGGATGAGTTGGCGGTTAGGGAGCTGTTGGTTAAGGTGAAGAATGATGGGTTTGTTAAAAGCAAGATTGCTATTCCAACTGTAAATGGCTTTGAGTTTATCAAAACGGAGGATATTCTTTACTGTCAAAGTGAAAATAACTACACCAATATTTTTCTTCAAAATGGCGAGAAAAAATTGATCAGTAAAACCCTAAAAGATGTAGAAAAAAAGTTGACTAGTCACATGTTTCTGAGAATACACCAAAGCTTTCTGATCAATCCCAAATACCTGAAGCAATACAATAGGAATGATGGAGGCTATGTCATAATGGATGGTGATAATTCACTTCCCGTCAGCAAGCAAAAGCGCCATTTGCTTACTGATTTTTACGATATCATCAGTAGAGACTGA
- a CDS encoding lipocalin family protein, with product MTKSKQLLSSLMLSFCICIASAFGQSIDEKDIIGNWEIQGTLMGEDGSGALLPHKNVSPDCKDYSVFLDDYSGKDVRHKQDCEAREQEFSWEINDDVLTLSRGERSIKWHIASIEENTMTVGVQLKPDSENRMYVQYKKVGESAKSKKQ from the coding sequence ATGACTAAATCAAAACAACTTTTATCAAGTCTGATGCTTTCATTTTGCATCTGTATAGCATCTGCTTTTGGGCAAAGCATTGACGAAAAAGACATTATCGGTAACTGGGAAATCCAGGGAACCCTTATGGGTGAAGACGGATCGGGCGCACTTTTGCCCCACAAGAATGTTTCACCCGATTGCAAGGATTACAGTGTGTTCCTGGATGACTATTCCGGGAAAGATGTAAGACACAAGCAGGATTGTGAAGCGAGAGAGCAAGAATTCTCTTGGGAAATCAATGATGATGTATTGACATTGTCACGAGGGGAACGCAGCATCAAATGGCACATAGCTAGCATCGAGGAAAATACGATGACCGTAGGTGTGCAGTTGAAACCTGATTCTGAGAATAGAATGTATGTACAGTATAAAAAAGTGGGAGAATCAGCAAAATCTAAAAAGCAATGA
- a CDS encoding amidohydrolase, whose protein sequence is MKVFYLLGILGLFLISCSSEKGEPADLIFTNGIIYTVNESQPTAEAVAVKNGMILAVGTAEEIEIHKAENTEVIDLQGNTMTPGIIESHAHLMGIGYNKLELDLMYVKSYEELVEKVEEAIAKAKPGEWITGRGWHQDKWIEKPEKLVKGFQTNDKLNAVSPENPVYLSHASGHAAFANAKALEMAGISNLKGERPGEVEGGEIILDELGNPTGILSEKAAGLVAKLIPAETPERAEQALTLALQELNEKGITSFHDAGSGQNVIDLIQKFKNEGKLTVRQYVMLTGTQPSLLEEWYQKGPMIDSTDHLLTVRSIKLNCDGALGNRGAWLLEDYSDRPGHRGHETLPMSVVSEVSEKAIPAGFQVCSHAIGDRANQEILDRYEAAFGNFPDSKNLRFRIEHAQHIHPDDIPRFGALGVIAAMQAIHLSSDRPWAIDRLGEKRIIDGAYVWQKLMQTGAVVTNGTDAPVEPVDPIPSFYASVTRKTLQGLPEGGYEGDQKMTREEALKSYTLDGAYAEFEEDFKGSIEVGKAADFTIFDRNIVEIPEDEILETKVAMTVVGGKVVYSKK, encoded by the coding sequence ATGAAAGTATTTTACCTCCTTGGGATTCTGGGGCTTTTCCTAATTTCCTGCTCTTCAGAGAAGGGCGAACCAGCAGATCTGATTTTCACCAATGGCATTATCTACACGGTTAATGAATCCCAGCCTACAGCTGAAGCTGTGGCAGTGAAAAACGGAATGATACTAGCCGTCGGAACTGCCGAAGAAATCGAAATACACAAGGCTGAAAACACCGAGGTGATCGACCTTCAAGGCAATACTATGACCCCGGGCATTATCGAATCACATGCTCACCTGATGGGTATCGGCTACAACAAACTGGAACTGGATCTGATGTATGTAAAATCATACGAAGAATTGGTAGAAAAAGTGGAAGAAGCTATTGCCAAGGCCAAACCAGGAGAATGGATCACCGGACGCGGATGGCATCAGGACAAATGGATCGAAAAGCCAGAAAAATTAGTCAAAGGATTCCAAACCAATGATAAACTAAATGCAGTTTCCCCTGAAAACCCTGTTTACCTTTCACATGCAAGCGGTCATGCTGCTTTTGCAAATGCAAAAGCGCTGGAAATGGCGGGGATCAGTAACTTAAAAGGTGAAAGACCAGGAGAGGTTGAAGGCGGAGAAATCATTCTCGATGAGCTGGGTAACCCAACAGGAATACTTTCAGAGAAAGCGGCTGGACTGGTAGCCAAACTGATTCCTGCAGAAACTCCAGAAAGAGCAGAGCAGGCACTTACGCTGGCACTGCAGGAACTCAATGAAAAAGGTATTACAAGTTTCCACGATGCCGGAAGTGGGCAAAATGTGATTGATTTAATTCAGAAATTCAAAAATGAAGGCAAGCTCACTGTCCGTCAATATGTGATGCTGACAGGTACCCAGCCTTCGCTCCTGGAGGAATGGTATCAAAAAGGCCCCATGATCGACAGTACCGATCACCTGCTGACAGTACGTTCGATTAAGTTGAATTGTGATGGAGCATTGGGAAACAGAGGTGCCTGGCTTCTGGAAGATTACTCTGATCGTCCTGGACATAGAGGCCATGAGACATTGCCTATGTCGGTTGTTTCGGAAGTTTCTGAAAAAGCCATTCCGGCAGGTTTTCAGGTTTGCTCTCATGCCATCGGCGACCGGGCTAATCAAGAGATTCTTGATCGATATGAAGCTGCTTTCGGGAACTTCCCGGATAGTAAAAATCTGAGATTCCGTATAGAACATGCCCAGCATATTCATCCAGATGATATCCCTAGATTTGGGGCATTGGGGGTGATTGCGGCCATGCAGGCTATCCATCTGAGTTCGGATAGACCCTGGGCGATAGATAGATTGGGCGAAAAAAGGATTATTGACGGTGCCTATGTATGGCAGAAACTGATGCAAACAGGTGCAGTGGTTACTAATGGGACGGATGCTCCGGTAGAACCAGTGGATCCTATTCCTTCCTTTTACGCCTCTGTCACACGCAAAACACTCCAAGGCTTACCTGAAGGAGGCTATGAAGGCGATCAGAAAATGACTAGAGAAGAAGCTCTAAAATCTTATACACTTGATGGAGCCTATGCTGAGTTTGAAGAAGATTTCAAAGGATCAATTGAAGTAGGCAAAGCAGCTGATTTCACCATATTCGACAGGAATATCGTGGAAATACCAGAGGATGAAATTTTAGAGACCAAAGTCGCAATGACGGTGGTAGGCGGAAAAGTGGTGTATAGTAAGAAGTAA
- a CDS encoding PIN domain-containing protein, with protein sequence MVFNYFLDSDVILDYLLKRTPFNSYAREIFQLAFNRKIEIYTSSLAISNIHYISRKQVGKQQSLKLIKDFLELCKVLSVGEQEIYLAVKSNFPDFEDAIQYFTVISNPEISGIITRNTSDYTHSTLPIYSSQEFLALFK encoded by the coding sequence ATGGTATTTAATTACTTTTTGGATTCAGATGTCATTCTTGACTATTTGCTAAAAAGGACACCTTTTAATAGCTATGCAAGAGAAATATTTCAATTAGCTTTTAATCGAAAAATAGAGATTTACACATCTTCGTTAGCAATTTCTAACATCCATTATATTAGTAGGAAGCAAGTAGGTAAGCAACAAAGCCTAAAATTAATAAAAGACTTTCTTGAACTATGCAAAGTACTTTCTGTCGGTGAACAGGAAATTTACTTAGCAGTTAAAAGCAATTTCCCCGATTTTGAAGATGCTATCCAATATTTCACTGTAATTTCTAATCCTGAAATCAGCGGAATAATTACCAGAAACACTTCTGATTATACACATTCTACATTACCTATTTATTCCTCTCAAGAATTTTTGGCACTTTTCAAATAA